In a genomic window of Quercus lobata isolate SW786 chromosome 4, ValleyOak3.0 Primary Assembly, whole genome shotgun sequence:
- the LOC115983911 gene encoding stress-response A/B barrel domain-containing protein HS1-like — MEEAKGVVKHIFVAKFKDGTTPNQIDHLIREMANLVNLIEPLKSFHWGKDVSAENKNQGFTHVLESTFESMEGVAEYIAHPAHVEYAKALLPHVEKYMVIDYKPTTLNFGLEG, encoded by the exons ATGGAGGAAGCAAAGGGCGTTGTGAAACACATATTTGTAGCAAAGTTCAAGGATGGAACTACACCTAACCAAATTGACCATCTCATCAGAGAAATGGCCAATCTTGTCAACCTTATTGAGCCCTTGAAGTCTTTCCATTG GGGCAAGGATGTAAGTGCTGAGAACAAAAATCAAGGTTTCACTCATGTCTTAGAATCCACTTTTGAGAGTATGGAGGGTGTTGCAGAGTATATTGCTCATCCTGCTCATGTTGAATACGCAAAGGCGCTACTGCCTCATGTGGAGAAGTACATGGTGATTGACTACAAACCCACTACTCTTAATTTTGGATTGGAAGGCTGA